One genomic segment of Salminus brasiliensis chromosome 6, fSalBra1.hap2, whole genome shotgun sequence includes these proteins:
- the adgrd2 gene encoding LOW QUALITY PROTEIN: adhesion G protein-coupled receptor D2 (The sequence of the model RefSeq protein was modified relative to this genomic sequence to represent the inferred CDS: deleted 5 bases in 3 codons) produces MCENTHHPASHGEEQKSHGRGARFYGTMPPVLLMAILTTAMVVGMAEPVQLSDAAERCSVGSVDPHTHVFLTSHTAFQLVNASCSFPQAWHFCQSRFGSLTVLGQQEDEAGRGRCSIRPKCRVPVWMRISSGHAPTSTQSLSKQSGSLSALSYPGDSRDGHARAGASFPSLSAASVSARVQFDARHQSVSALFSYATRALTNEFQLRARADDARRRVLLALIVHGRHHAYRAWFPNDARWHHVCVTWRKSDGSWAVYVDGVKRDGAAGSAPDRDMHGNGIFILGQDQDSFGGNFTEPFVGNITDVNVWDVTLDHEQIRRLQDCRSPVKPRPLFGWHELNLTLHEVKEVPAVVPPPFVFLAGLLRQGLREQEDCRVLDSWAQGVAQYSTARCSHAHPFICKTSKERYMKKKELEESLRAHPSPFMQHLSQHGVTPSDVLGMSEADESWSSVPHLLNVSEQYLRESREQLESRDFPSLVQILSRAAELPSTGNQSRAAAHPLSRSFIGLADTLISQENANKWQAIREVVSGPMAVVQTIDSVVTSLSPLLLQDTDNVQLHFNNIRLQVQQKSVSESSGGSEFCSADLT; encoded by the exons ATGTGTGAGAACACACACCACCCAGCATCGCACGGCGAGGAACAAAAGAGCCACGGGCGAGGCGCTCGCTTCT ATGGGACGATGCCTCCTGTGCTCCTGATGGCGATTTTGACCACAGCAATG GTTGTGGGTATGGCTGAGCCTGTTCAGCTCTCAGATGCAGCAGAGAGGTGTTCTGTGG GTTCTGTGGACCCCCACACCCACGTGTTTCTGACCTCACACACAGCGTTCCAGCTCGTCAACGCGTCCTGCAGCTTCCCCCAGGCCTGGCACTTCTGTCAGAGTCGCTTCGGCTCCCTCACCGTTCTGGGTCAACAGGAGGACGAAGCCGGACGAGGCAGGTGCTCCATCAGGCCAAAATGCAGGGTTCCCGTTTGGATGAGAATCAGCAGCGGACACGCTCCCACATCCACGCAGTCCCTTTCCAAACAGA gcggctccctctcggctcTGTCCTACCCCGGAGACTCCCGGGACGGCCACGCTCGCGCGGGCGCCTCTTTCCCGTCGCTGTCGGCGGCGAGCGTGTCCGCGCGCGTGCAGTTCGACGCGCGCCACCAGAGCGTGTCCGCGCTGTTCTCGTACGCGACGCGCGCC CTCACCAACGAGTTCCAGCTGCGCGCGCGCGCCGACGACGCGCGGCGCCGCGTGCTGCTGGCGCTGATCGTGCACGGCAGGCACCACGCGTACCGGGCCTGGTTCCCGAACGACGCGCGGTGGCACCACGTGTGCGTCACGTGGCGCAAGAGCGACGGCTCGTGGGCGGTGTACGTGGACGGAGTGAAGAGGGACGGGGCCGCGGGGAGCGCACCGGACCGGGACATGCACGGCAACGGGATCTTCATCCTGGGCCAGGACCAGGATTCGTTCGGCGGGAACTTCACGGAGCCGTTTGTGGGCAACATAACGGATGTGAACGTTTGGGACGTGACGCTGGACCACGAGCAGATCCGGAGGCTCCAGGACTGCAGGAGTCCGGTGAAACCGAGGCCGTTGTTCGGCTGGCACGAGCTTAATCTCACCCTTCACGAGGTGAAGGAGGTTCCTGCGGTG GTCCCGCCTCCCTTTGTGTTTTTGGCAGGGCTGCTGAGGCAGGGGCTCCGAGAGCAGGAGGACTGCAGAGTTTTGGACAGCTGGGCTCAAGGTGTAGCGCAGTATAGCACCGCCCGCTGCTCACACGCCCATCCCTTCATC TGCAAAACCAGCAAAG AACGCTACATGAAGAAGAAGGAGCTGGAGGAATCTCTGCGTGCTCACCCAAGCCCCTTCATGCAACACCTCTCGCAGCACGGCGTG ACCCCTAGTGATGTCCTTGGCATGTCCGAAGCAGACGAGAGCTGGTCCTCTGTCCCTCACTTGCTGAACGTCTCTGAGCAGTACCTGCGGGAGTCCAGGGAGCAGCTGGAGAGCAGGGACTTTCCTTCTCTGGTGCAGATTCTCTCTCGTGCCGCCGAGCTGCCCAGTACAGGCAACCAGAGCCGAGCCGCCGCGCAC CCCCTTAGCCGTAGCTTCATCGGCTTGGCGGACACGCTCATCAGCCAGGAGAATGCCAACAAATGGCAGGCCATCAGAGAG GTGGTGAGCGGACCAATGGCCGTGGTGCAGACCATTGACAGCGTGGTGACCAGCCTCAGTCCCCTGCTCCTGCAGGACACGGACAACGTGCAGTTACACTTCAACAATATCA GATTGCAGGTCCAGCAGAAATCTGTATCCGAGAGTTCTGGAGGTTCTGAGTTTTGCAGTGCAGATTTGACC